The genomic region AGCACCGCGCAGGGAGTGGGCAACCTGGTGCACGCCGCCGCGATGCTGGCCGAGGACGCCAGCGCCGACCGGGGTGCGCTGCTCGACTACGTGGCGGCCCGGTTCGACGCGATCGAGCTGGCCGCCCGCTGGATGGCCGGCCCGGAGCGGTCCCGTGCCGAGGCGATGGTCGACAAGCTGCTGCGCTGGCTGGCCAGCAACCCGCGCCGGCTGCTCGCCATCGAGCACGAGTTCGCCGTCCGGCTGGACGACCCGCACCGGCCGGTCGAGTTGACCGGTCGGGTGGACCGGCTGGAGGTCGACGCGGACGGGCGGCTCGTGGTGGTCGACCTGAAGACCGGCAAGTCCACCGCCGTGACCGGCAGCGATCTGGCGGAGCATCCGCAGTTGGGCGCCTACCAGGCGGCCGTCGAGGCGGGGGCGTTCGAGGAGTTCGGCGACGAGTCCGGGGGCGCGGCGCTGGTGCAGCTCGGCACGACGGCCAAGGACGCGAAGGAGCAGAGCCAACCACCGGCCGGCGAGGGGCCGGAGGCCGGCTGGGCGACCGCCCTGGTCCGGCGTACCGCCGATACGATGGCCGCCGCGACGTTCGCCGCGGTCGCGAACTCGAAGTGCCGGGTCTGCCCGGTGCGGACCAGCTGCCCGGTCTCCGGGCAGGGCCGCCAGGTCGTCGAGCCGCCGGCCGTCCGCCGTCCAGACCAGCCCTAGGACCAGGACCGTGAGCGCGAGGAGTGAGCTTGCGAGCCCCGCAGTCGCGAACTGAGACGTCGCGGTGACCCAACCCACCCTGTTCGGCGGTGCGGCCCCGGCACCCCGGGTGGCCGACGCCGGCCCCCGGTACACGCCGGTCGAGCTGGCCCGCCTGCTCCGGCTGCCGGCACCCACCCGGGAGCAGGCCGCGATCATCGCCGCGCCCGTGGAGCCGCTGCTGGTGGTCGCGGGCGCCGGCTCCGGCAAGACCGAGACGATGGCCGCGCGGGTGGTCTGGCTGGTGGCCAACTCGTACGTGCGCCCCGAGCACGTGCTGGGACTCACCTTCACCCGCAAGGCCGCCGGCGAGCTGGCGCACCGGGTGCGCACCCGGCTGGACCAGCTGATCCGCCGGCTCGGGCGGCGCGACCGGGATCCGCTGGACGACCCGCTCGCCGGCGAGCCGACGATCGCGACCTACCACTCGTACGCGGGGCGGATCGTCACCGAGCACGGGCTGCGCGCGGGCTACGAGCCCTCCACCCGGCTGCTCACCGAGGCGTCCCGCTGGCAGTTGGTCGACCTGCTGGTCCGCAACTACGACGGTGACATGTCCGACGTGGAGCGGATGCCGAGCACGATCACCGACGCGGTGCTGGCCCTCGCCGGCGAGCTGGACGAGCACCTGGTCGACCCGGACGACCTGGCGGCCTGGACCGGCCGGTTCTTCGCCGCGGTGCAGGCCCACCCGGGGCGGGTGTACGCCGACGTGCGGAAGGCGCTCGCCCTCCAGCAGACCCGGCTGCGACTGCTGCCGCTGGTGCGGGCGTACGCCCGGCGCAAGGAGGACTTCGAGGCGATGGACTTCGCCGACCAACTGGCCCGGGCGGCCCGGGTGGCCCGGGACCACCCGGGGGTCGGCGCGATCGAGCGGGACCGCTACCGGGTGGTGCTGCTCGACGAGTACCAGGACACCAGCCACGCCCAGGTGGTGCTGCTCACCGCGCTCTTCGGCAACGGGCACCCGGTGACCGCGGTGGGCGACCCGTGCCAGTCCATCTACGGGTGGCGCGGCGCGTCGGCCGGCACGCTGGACCGGTTCCCCACCGAGTTCGCCCGCCCCGACGGGACGCCGGCGCCCGCGCTCGGCCTCACCACCAGCTGGCGCAACCGTCCGGAGATCCTCCGGGTGGCGAACGCGCTCGCCACCCCGTTGCGCGCCGCCGGGGCGCGGGTGCCCGAGCTGCGCGCCGCGCTCAGCGTCCGCGATCCGATCCCGCACCGCAGCCCCGGCGGCGCGGCCGGCGGGACCGTACACTGCGCGCTGCTCGAGACGTACGCCGACGAGGCGTCCTGGATCGCCGACAGCGTGCTCGCCGCCTGGCGGGGTGCCGCCCGGATGCCGGACGCGCTGCCCGAGCACATCCCGGTGGCGCAGCGGCCGACCACCGCGGTGCTGGTCCGGGTACGCAGCCAGATCCCCGCGATCGAGTCGGCGCTGCGCGAGCGCGGCCTGCCCGTCGACGTGGTCGGGCTCGGCGGCCTGCTGGACACCCCGGAGGTGCGCGACGTCGTCTGCACCCTGCGCGTGCTGGCCGATCCGACCGACGGCGCGGCGCTGCTGCGGCTGCTCACCGGGGCGCGCTGGCGGATCGGGCCGCGCGACCTGGTGGCGCTGCACCGCAGGGCCCGGGCGATCGCCAGCGGCCGGCGGCAACTCGCCGGCGACGGCACCCCGGAGATCGTCCCGGACCAGCTCGACGAGGCGACCCTGGTCGAGGCGCTGGCCGACCTCGGCCCGGCGCAGGCGTACTCGGCCGAGGGGTATCTCCGGCTGCGCGCGTACGGCCGGGAGCTGGCCCTGCTCCGCTACCGGCTGGACCAGTCCCTGCCGGACCTGATCGCGGACATCGAGCGGACCATCGGTCTGGACGTGGAGGTCGCGGTCCGAGCCGGCCGGGACGGCGCCGGCGACGCCGGCCTCGCCCGCGGCCACCTGGACGCGCTGGGCGACGTCGCCGCCCGGTTCACCGGCGAGACCCCGGGCGCCACGCTCTCGGCGTTCCTGGCCTTCCTCGCCGCCGCCGAGGACGAGGAGCGCGGCCTCACCCCGGGCGAGGTCGAGGTGGTCGAGGGCGCGGTGCAGATCCTGACCGCCCACGCGGCGAAGGGGCTGGAGTGGGACGTCGTGGCTGCCGCCGGTCTCGGCCGTGGCGTCTGGCCCGGCCCGGTCCGCAACTCTGACCACTGGCTGGGCGGGTTGGGGGTGCTGCCGTTCCCGCTGCGCGGCGACGCCGACGGGCTGCCCCGGTTCGACCTGGCCGAGGTGGCCGACCAGCGCGGGGTGGCCCGGGCGCTGGCCGACTTCACCGACGACTGGCGGGCGCACGACGAGCGGGAGGAGCGGCGGCTGGCGTACGTCGCGGTGACCCGGCCCCGCCGCCTGCTGCTCTGCTCCGGCTACTGGTGGGGGGAGGGGACCAAGCGTCCCCGCGGCCCGTCGGTCTTCCTCCGGGAGGTGTACGACGCGTGCCTGGACGGCGGGCCCGGGCACCTCGTCGACGCCTGGGCGCCCGAGCCGGCGCCGGACGCGGTGAACCCGACCACCGAGGTGGTGCTCCGGGCGGAGTGGCCGGCGGATCCGCTCGGGGCGCGCCGTCCGGCGTTGGCCGAGGCCGCCGCGATGGTCCGTCGCTGCCTGACCGACGGCCCGGAACCGGCCGACGCCGAGCCGAACGACGCCGTGGCGGCCGACGCCACAGGGACCGACGCCGTGCCGGCCGACGCCACACCGGTCGACGCCGCGGGCGACGAGCCGGGCTCGGCCGGCGCCGTGGACGAGGGCGGGCCCGACCCGGTGGCGGACGATCCGGAGGTGGCGCGCTGGCGGCGGGAGGCCGACCTGCTGCTCGCGGAGCGGGCCGAGCTGACCCGGGCGTCCGGCACGGTCGAGGTGGCGCTCCCCGGGCACCTGACCGTCACCCAGCTCGTCTCGCTGCGCCGTGACCCGGCGGCGCTGGCCCGCGTACTGCGCCGTCCGATGCCCAGCGAACCCAGTCCGCACGCCCGGCGCGGCACCGCCTTCCACACCTGGCTGGAACAGCGGTTCGGGGCGGACCGGCTGCTCGACCTGGACGAGCTGCCCGGCGCGGCCGACGCGGACGCCGCGCCCGACGAGACGCTCGCCGAGCTCCAGGAGCGCTTCCTGGCCAGCGAGTGGGCCGACCGGGTGCCGGTGGAGGTGGAGGTGCCGTTCGCCACGGTGATCGCCGGGGTGGTGGTCCGTGGCCGGATGGACGCCGTCTTCGCCCGGCCGGGTGGACGGTTCGACGTGGTCGACTGGAAGACCGGCGGGCAGCCCACCGGGGCCGCGGCGGAGGCGGCCGCGGTGCAGCTGGCGGTCTACCGGCTGGCCTGGGCGGAGCTGGCCGGGGTGCCGGTCGAGCGGGTGGGCGCGGCGTTCCACTACGTCCGTCACGGCGTCACCGTCCGTCCGGCGGACCTGCTCGACGTGGCGGGGCTCACCGCGCTGGTCGCCGCCGTGCCGGAAAGCGGGCGGGACGGCGTCCGTCCGTGATATGTTGATCCTGTTGCAGTTTTGGTTCCCAGAGACTCTGTGTGCGCCTGGCGGATTGTGGCCCCAGGCGCTCTTTGTTGTGTCCGGAGTTCTCCGGGCGGGGCGACCAGAAGCGACAGGCGAGTCGCGCGTTCAGCGCGGCGCGCTCATCTTCGGGCCCGCAACAGGTGCGGGTCCGGCGTTCCGTCAAGGAGACGAGACACATGGCAATTGGCACCGTCAAGTGGTTCAACGCTGACAAGGGCTTCGGCTTCATCACCCCGGACGGCGGCGGCGCCGACGTCTTCGCCCACTTCTCGGCGATCCAGACCTCCGGCTACCGGAGCCTGGACGAGAACCAGCGGGTCGAGTTCGAGGTGACCCAGGGCCAGAAGGGCCCGCAGGCGGAGAACATCCGTCCGCTCTGATTCTCAGTAACACCCGCACCATCCACCGCGCCCGTCCGGGCCTGGTGACGGTGGCCGGCCCGCCGCAGCACGCGGCGGGCCGGTCCCCGTACCCCCTTCGGTTCGTGCTTGTGACCACCCGCGGCTGTGCCGCGCCGGTGGCAGCGCCGTTCGGCGCCTTCCTCGACACGTGCCGCCTCGAGGAAGGTCCGTCGTGACCACTGTTCTTCCGTCGTTCGCTGATACCGGCCTGGCGCCGGCCCTGCTCGCCGCGCTGTCGGCGCAGGGCATCACCGAACCGTTCCCGATCCAGTCCGCCACCCTGCCCGACTCGCTCGCCGGCCGGGACGTGCTGGGCCGGGGCCGCACCGGCTCCGGCAAGACCCTCGCCTTCGGGCTTCCGCTGCTCTCCCGCACCGCCGGCCGCCGGGCCCGCCCGGGCCGTCCCCTGGCGCTGGTCCTGGTGCCGACCCGGGAGCTGGCCCAGCAGGTCACCACCGCGCTGGCCCCGTACGCCCGCGCTGTCGGGCTGCGCTGCGCCACCGTCGTGGGCGGGCTGTCGTTGCAGCGCCAGGCGGACGCCCTGCGCGCCGGCGCCGAGGTGGTCGTGGCCACCCCCGGCCGGCTGCACGACCTGATCAACCGCGGTGACGCCCGGCTCGACCAGGTCGAGATCACCGTCCTGGACGAGGCCGACCAGATGGCCGACATGGGCTTCCTGCCGCAGGTCACCAAGCTGCTGGAGCAGGTCGCGCCGCAGGGGCAGCGGATGCTCTTCTCGGCCACTCTGGACGGCGGCGTGGACCGGTTGGTCCGCCGCTTCCTGAGCAGCCCGGTCACCCACTCGGTCGACCCGGGCACCGCCACGGTCTCCGCGATGACCCACCACGTGCTGCACGTCGAGGCGGCGGACAAGCCGGCCGCACTGACCCGGATCGCTGCCCGCGAGGGCCGCACCATCCTCTTCATGGGCACCAAGCACCGCGCCGACCGGCTCGCTCGCCAGCTGCTCGCCAAGGGGGTACGCGCGGCCGCGCTGCACGGCGGCAAGTCGCAGCCGCAGCGCACCCGGATCCTGGAGCAGTTCCGCACCGGCCAGGTGACCGCCCTCGTCGCCACGGACGTGGCGGCCCGGGGCATCCACGTGGACGGCCTGGACCTGGTGGTCAACGTGGACCCGCCGACCGAGGCGAAGGACTACCTGCACCGGGGTGGCCGCACGGCCCGGGCGGGGGAGTCCGGCACGGTGGTGACCCTGGTCCTGCCGGAGCAGCGCCGCGACGTGTCCCGGCTGATGGCCACGGCCGGCATCCGCCCGGAGTCCGTCCAGGTGCGCTCCGACGACGCCGCACTGGTGCGGGTGACCGGCGCGCGGGAGCCCTCCGGTGTGCCGGTGACCATCGCCCCGCCGCCGGCGCCTGCGGCGAAGCGCGCCCCGGGCGGTCGGGGTGCGACCGCCGCGACCGCCGACGGCACCTCGACCGCGGGTCGTCCGGCGCATCGGGCCTCGGGCCGGTCCCGCCGGCCCCGCCGACCGCGCTCGGCCTGACGCCCCGTTTCGCCCGAGCGCCGTCCCACGTCGGCACCTGAGTCGGTAATCAGCAGCTGCCGCGTCGGCTGGGCGACTGTCCGGGCGTACGACCTGGTCGAAGCTGCCCTCGGGGGATGACGCCGGGCGGGGGGCCCGGCGCGAGAGGGGTGACCATGGTGGGCGACGCGGGCTCCGGCGGCACCGTGCGGGAGCTGCTCCTGGTGGTCGCGGTCGCGGTCGCCGGGCTGTTGCTCGCCATGGTCGCGGCCTTCGCACCCTGGCCCGCCACGCCGGCCGGATCCGCTCCGGCCAGCCTGGTGGAGCTGCACGGTCCGGGTGACCCGGGCGACACCCCGGAGGTCACGCCGGCCGGCTGACCGGCTCGGGTGGACCCTCACCCGGCGCGATGGCGGCGGGTGGCCGGGGCCAGTGCACGGCGTGGTCGGGCCGGCGGGGCACCGGCCCGACCACGTCCCGCGGCGCGGCAGGTGCCGCGGGGCGCGTGCCCGGGCGTGGGCTGCGAGCGGGCGCCCTCGCGGGTGGCGGCCCCGGTGACGGTGGCTCCGCGAAGGTCGCCGGTGGCGGGGGTGCCGACGCGCTAGGGTCGATCCCGTGGCGGCGCGGAGATCGAGAATTCCAGCGACGAAGTATCCGGTCGAGCGGTTCACCCTCGACAACGGCCTGCGGGTGGTCCTCACCCCGGACCGCAGCGCCCCGGTCATCGGGGTCGCCGTGGTCTACGACGTCGGCATCCGGTCCGAGCCGGAGGGGCGCACCGGCTTCGCCCACCTCTTCGAGCACCTGATGTTCCAGGGGTCGGAGAACCTGGAGAAGCTGGCCCACTTCCGGCACGTGCAGGGCGCCGGTGGCACCTTCAACGGCTCCACCCACCTCGACTACACCGACTACTTCGAGACCCTGCCGAGCAACGCGCTGGAACGGGCGCTCTTCCTGGAGGCCGACCGGATGCGCGGCCCCCGGCTGACCGAGGAGAACCTGCGCAACCAGGTCGACGTGGTCAAGGAGGAGATCCGGGT from Micromonospora sp. WMMD812 harbors:
- a CDS encoding DEAD/DEAH box helicase — encoded protein: MTTVLPSFADTGLAPALLAALSAQGITEPFPIQSATLPDSLAGRDVLGRGRTGSGKTLAFGLPLLSRTAGRRARPGRPLALVLVPTRELAQQVTTALAPYARAVGLRCATVVGGLSLQRQADALRAGAEVVVATPGRLHDLINRGDARLDQVEITVLDEADQMADMGFLPQVTKLLEQVAPQGQRMLFSATLDGGVDRLVRRFLSSPVTHSVDPGTATVSAMTHHVLHVEAADKPAALTRIAAREGRTILFMGTKHRADRLARQLLAKGVRAAALHGGKSQPQRTRILEQFRTGQVTALVATDVAARGIHVDGLDLVVNVDPPTEAKDYLHRGGRTARAGESGTVVTLVLPEQRRDVSRLMATAGIRPESVQVRSDDAALVRVTGAREPSGVPVTIAPPPAPAAKRAPGGRGATAATADGTSTAGRPAHRASGRSRRPRRPRSA
- a CDS encoding UvrD-helicase domain-containing protein codes for the protein MTQPTLFGGAAPAPRVADAGPRYTPVELARLLRLPAPTREQAAIIAAPVEPLLVVAGAGSGKTETMAARVVWLVANSYVRPEHVLGLTFTRKAAGELAHRVRTRLDQLIRRLGRRDRDPLDDPLAGEPTIATYHSYAGRIVTEHGLRAGYEPSTRLLTEASRWQLVDLLVRNYDGDMSDVERMPSTITDAVLALAGELDEHLVDPDDLAAWTGRFFAAVQAHPGRVYADVRKALALQQTRLRLLPLVRAYARRKEDFEAMDFADQLARAARVARDHPGVGAIERDRYRVVLLDEYQDTSHAQVVLLTALFGNGHPVTAVGDPCQSIYGWRGASAGTLDRFPTEFARPDGTPAPALGLTTSWRNRPEILRVANALATPLRAAGARVPELRAALSVRDPIPHRSPGGAAGGTVHCALLETYADEASWIADSVLAAWRGAARMPDALPEHIPVAQRPTTAVLVRVRSQIPAIESALRERGLPVDVVGLGGLLDTPEVRDVVCTLRVLADPTDGAALLRLLTGARWRIGPRDLVALHRRARAIASGRRQLAGDGTPEIVPDQLDEATLVEALADLGPAQAYSAEGYLRLRAYGRELALLRYRLDQSLPDLIADIERTIGLDVEVAVRAGRDGAGDAGLARGHLDALGDVAARFTGETPGATLSAFLAFLAAAEDEERGLTPGEVEVVEGAVQILTAHAAKGLEWDVVAAAGLGRGVWPGPVRNSDHWLGGLGVLPFPLRGDADGLPRFDLAEVADQRGVARALADFTDDWRAHDEREERRLAYVAVTRPRRLLLCSGYWWGEGTKRPRGPSVFLREVYDACLDGGPGHLVDAWAPEPAPDAVNPTTEVVLRAEWPADPLGARRPALAEAAAMVRRCLTDGPEPADAEPNDAVAADATGTDAVPADATPVDAAGDEPGSAGAVDEGGPDPVADDPEVARWRREADLLLAERAELTRASGTVEVALPGHLTVTQLVSLRRDPAALARVLRRPMPSEPSPHARRGTAFHTWLEQRFGADRLLDLDELPGAADADAAPDETLAELQERFLASEWADRVPVEVEVPFATVIAGVVVRGRMDAVFARPGGRFDVVDWKTGGQPTGAAAEAAAVQLAVYRLAWAELAGVPVERVGAAFHYVRHGVTVRPADLLDVAGLTALVAAVPESGRDGVRP
- a CDS encoding cold-shock protein — its product is MAIGTVKWFNADKGFGFITPDGGGADVFAHFSAIQTSGYRSLDENQRVEFEVTQGQKGPQAENIRPL